Proteins encoded in a region of the Dendropsophus ebraccatus isolate aDenEbr1 chromosome 11, aDenEbr1.pat, whole genome shotgun sequence genome:
- the CLDN3 gene encoding claudin-3, which produces MSMGLEILGVALSIIGWLGAIVACALPMWKVTAFIGNNIVVAQIIWEGLWMNCVVQSTGQMQCKVYDSLLALNQDLQAARAMIVVSIVIAIIGVLISIIGAKCTNCVQDESAKAKIMIVSGVIFILSGLMTLIPVSWSANTVIRDFYNPLVLEAQKRELGASMYIGWAAAALLMLGGAMLCCTCPPKQEKYPASRVAYSAARSTNPGYDRKDYV; this is translated from the coding sequence ATGTCTATGGGACTTGAGATCCTTGGTGTAGCCCTGTCCATTATCGGCTGGCTCGGTGCTATTGTTGCCTGTGCTCTTCCCATGTGGAAGGTGACTGCCTTCATCGGCAACAACATTGTAGTGGCTCAGATTATCTGGGAAGGACTGTGGATGAACTGTGTAGTGCAGAGCACCGGTCAAATGCAGTGTAAAGTCTACGATTCTCTGCTTGCGCTTAATCAAGATCTACAGGCTGCCCGAGCCATGATAGTCGTCTCCATCGTCATAGCTATAATTGGAGTCCTCATCTCCATCATTGGAGCCAAGTGCACCAACTGCGTCCAAGACGAGTCAGCAAAGGCCAAGATCATGATTGTATCTGGGGTTATCTTTATTCTTTCAGGACTAATGACCCTTATCCCTGTTTCCTGGTCAGCAAATACAGTTATCCGAGACTTCTATAACCCTCTAGTTCTGGAAGCTCAAAAGAGGGAGTTGGGAGCCTCCATGTACATAGGGTGGGCAGCTGCGGCTCTTCTAATGCTTGGAGGTGCCATGCTCTGCTGCACTTGTCCACCAAAACAGGAGAAATACCCCGCATCAAGAGTGGCTTATTCAGCAGCCAGGTCCACAAACCCTGGATATGACCGAAAAGACTACGTCTAA